A single window of Opitutaceae bacterium DNA harbors:
- a CDS encoding N-acetyl-gamma-glutamyl-phosphate reductase, whose protein sequence is MNVGVVGASGYSGELLVRLLLGHPHVRLTTVTSRTHAGRPLRQVIPSLRGVDRDLHFTDSNAEALAAGALDLLFLALPHGAAADFAKVLVPAGKKVIDLSADFRIAHLATYERYYGRHHAPELLPQARFVLPELTAPAWKQEIKLAASPGCYPTSVLVPLTPLLRDGLVAREHIVVNAMSGVSGAGRKVEEAYLYVERAESVKAYGLVKHRHLAEIEEQLALHTGGPAVIQFNPHLVPMRRGIATTITVPAAHGATVESVYASWKKAYGAAPFIHVLPSGETPDTAHVVGTNRVDMSAVHDPRTGNMILTAAEDNLFKGASGQAVQIMNLWLGFPETAGLI, encoded by the coding sequence ATGAATGTCGGTGTTGTCGGTGCGTCCGGTTATTCCGGTGAACTCCTGGTCAGGCTTCTGCTCGGGCATCCCCATGTCCGCCTCACGACGGTCACGTCGCGCACGCACGCAGGCAGACCGCTGAGGCAGGTGATTCCGTCGCTGCGGGGCGTCGACCGCGACCTGCATTTCACCGACTCCAACGCCGAAGCCCTGGCGGCGGGCGCGCTGGATCTGCTTTTTCTCGCGCTTCCCCACGGCGCGGCCGCGGATTTTGCGAAGGTGCTGGTGCCCGCGGGCAAGAAGGTCATCGATCTGAGCGCCGATTTCCGGATCGCGCACCTGGCGACTTATGAGCGCTACTACGGCAGGCACCATGCACCGGAACTGCTGCCCCAGGCGCGGTTTGTCCTGCCGGAGCTGACCGCACCGGCATGGAAACAGGAAATCAAGCTGGCGGCATCACCGGGGTGTTATCCCACGAGTGTGTTGGTTCCACTGACACCACTGCTTCGCGACGGACTTGTCGCGCGCGAACACATCGTCGTCAATGCGATGAGTGGCGTGAGCGGTGCCGGACGGAAGGTTGAGGAGGCCTACCTCTACGTCGAGCGCGCCGAGAGTGTGAAAGCCTACGGACTGGTCAAGCACCGGCATCTTGCGGAGATCGAGGAGCAGCTTGCGCTTCACACCGGCGGACCAGCGGTCATCCAGTTCAACCCGCATCTCGTTCCCATGCGGCGGGGTATCGCGACAACCATCACGGTTCCGGCGGCGCACGGCGCGACGGTAGAGTCAGTTTACGCATCCTGGAAAAAGGCCTATGGTGCGGCACCCTTCATCCATGTGTTGCCATCGGGCGAGACGCCTGACACGGCGCATGTTGTCGGCACGAATCGGGTCGACATGTCCGCCGTGCACGATCCCCGGACGGGCAACATGATTCTCACAGCTGCCGAAGACAATCTCTTCAAGGGGGCCAGCGGTCAGGCGGTTCAGATCATGAACCTCTGGCTCGGATTTCCTGAGACGGCCGGATTGATCTGA